Proteins encoded together in one Stutzerimonas stutzeri window:
- a CDS encoding N-acetylmuramoyl-L-alanine amidase, with protein sequence MKLLSATLLLLLLAGCASGPRIDTSHSSIGHDSRVQFIVLHYTSTDLPRSLELLSGRDVSSHYLIGESPATIYRLVDEDRRAWHAGESEWNGRTWLNATSIGIELVNQGYEQSADGRRLWYPYSQAQIDALVVLLKDIMARHGLKPGAIIGHSDIAPQRKVDPGPLFPWKRLAEEGLVPWPDAGAVAAAQAHYAAAGLPAIGWFQEALAAQGYRVPRHGHLDDETRNVIAAFQMKYRPTRFDGEPDAETAAMLQVLVAQASR encoded by the coding sequence ATGAAATTGCTCTCCGCTACCCTCTTGCTTCTGCTGCTTGCAGGCTGTGCCAGCGGCCCACGCATCGACACCAGCCACAGCTCGATCGGCCACGACAGCCGCGTCCAGTTCATCGTGCTGCATTACACCTCCACCGACCTGCCGCGCTCGCTGGAGCTGCTCAGTGGGCGCGATGTGAGCAGCCACTACCTGATCGGTGAGTCGCCGGCGACCATCTACCGCCTGGTGGACGAGGATCGCCGCGCCTGGCATGCCGGGGAGAGCGAATGGAACGGGCGTACCTGGCTGAACGCCACCTCGATCGGCATCGAGCTGGTCAATCAGGGCTACGAGCAGAGCGCGGACGGACGGCGGCTCTGGTATCCCTACTCGCAGGCGCAGATCGATGCGCTGGTGGTACTGCTCAAGGACATCATGGCGCGTCATGGCCTGAAACCGGGCGCCATCATCGGCCACAGCGACATCGCGCCGCAGCGCAAGGTCGATCCGGGGCCGCTGTTTCCCTGGAAGCGTCTGGCCGAGGAGGGCCTGGTGCCCTGGCCGGATGCCGGCGCGGTGGCGGCGGCGCAGGCGCACTACGCCGCGGCGGGGCTGCCGGCGATCGGCTGGTTCCAGGAGGCACTGGCGGCGCAGGGTTATCGGGTACCCCGCCACGGCCATCTGGATGACGAGACGCGCAATGTGATCGCCGCGTTCCAGATGAAGTACCGCCCGACCCGCTTCGATGGAGAGCCGGACGCGGAAACCGCGGCGATGCTGCAGGTGCTGGTCGCCCAGGCGAGCCGCTGA
- a CDS encoding GGDEF domain-containing protein, which yields MSEEAERWKEKYLQLAERQEQLDARWEQRVDLLRRSLVRSSLAVEGADPAVERCLQQMREVLRDGDLDDGLGQLVPRLEKAVLDSERHRQERAVQLTEALHRLVSQLLGMSVPAELRKPLKRFAKDLDQRAARLRELPLLLGELSVLQGQVLNLQGLSAPQQSGFLKRLFGGRDSQSAAPLETAIPAAASAPAVAVEAEAVVVGETAVASTVTEPSVVTTLPEPANEEQQAVEPVVSSVEPEADEPVADAELPPAAEPLPQEAAYALPDSPEPAFSVVAERVEATLSSLLDSLHLPEQHQPQLQTLRARIQQGLNWYELVPVLDDLAMLMIAFSDQGQRDFENYLQTLNERLTAMQENLLAAHQGHVEGRDAAQALDAELREQVGGLQHSMREATDLNSLKRVVEARLDGLLDTVDNYRRQRSEQEQKLGERLQQLVSRVGSLEQAARGLRGHLEEQRQKALQDPLTGLPNRAAWNERLDLEFARWQRYGGDLPLAVLDVDHFKRVNDGYGHLAGDRVLKIIGTELQRRLRKTDFIARFGGEEFVVLLPNTPYEAGRQLIETLRESIGSCPFHFKGERVAITLSAGLTAFVTGDTAERAFERADRALYRAKDSGRNRVEPA from the coding sequence ATGAGCGAAGAAGCCGAACGCTGGAAGGAAAAGTATCTTCAGCTGGCCGAGCGCCAGGAGCAGCTGGACGCCCGCTGGGAGCAGCGCGTCGATCTGTTGCGGCGCAGCCTGGTGCGCAGCAGCCTGGCGGTGGAGGGCGCCGACCCCGCCGTCGAGCGCTGCCTGCAGCAGATGCGCGAGGTCCTGCGTGACGGGGATCTGGACGATGGGCTGGGTCAGCTGGTTCCACGCCTGGAAAAGGCGGTGCTGGACTCCGAACGCCACCGCCAGGAGCGTGCCGTTCAGTTGACCGAGGCGCTGCATCGGCTGGTGTCCCAGTTGCTGGGGATGTCGGTGCCCGCCGAGCTGCGCAAGCCGCTCAAACGCTTCGCCAAGGATCTGGACCAGCGTGCAGCCAGATTGCGCGAGCTGCCGCTACTGCTCGGCGAGCTGAGTGTACTGCAGGGTCAGGTTCTCAACCTGCAGGGCTTGTCCGCGCCGCAGCAGAGCGGCTTTCTGAAGCGCCTGTTCGGGGGGCGGGACAGCCAATCGGCGGCCCCGCTCGAGACGGCGATTCCAGCGGCGGCGTCGGCCCCAGCGGTGGCGGTCGAGGCAGAGGCGGTCGTCGTCGGCGAGACGGCCGTCGCCTCCACCGTGACCGAGCCGTCTGTAGTGACAACCTTACCGGAGCCGGCGAACGAAGAGCAGCAGGCCGTCGAGCCTGTCGTCTCGTCAGTTGAGCCCGAAGCGGACGAGCCGGTGGCGGACGCCGAGCTGCCGCCAGCGGCCGAGCCGCTGCCGCAGGAGGCCGCCTATGCGCTGCCGGATTCGCCGGAGCCCGCTTTCAGCGTTGTCGCCGAACGTGTGGAGGCGACGCTCAGCAGTCTGCTCGACAGCCTGCATCTGCCCGAGCAGCATCAACCGCAACTGCAGACGTTGCGCGCGCGAATCCAGCAGGGCCTGAACTGGTACGAGCTGGTGCCAGTGCTGGACGATCTGGCGATGCTGATGATCGCCTTCAGCGATCAGGGTCAGCGCGATTTCGAGAACTACCTGCAGACTCTCAACGAGCGTCTGACAGCGATGCAGGAGAACCTGCTCGCCGCCCACCAGGGCCATGTGGAAGGCCGCGATGCGGCGCAGGCGCTGGACGCCGAGCTGCGCGAACAAGTCGGCGGCCTGCAGCACAGCATGCGTGAAGCCACCGATCTGAACAGCCTCAAGCGGGTGGTGGAGGCGCGTCTGGATGGCCTGCTGGACACCGTCGACAACTACCGTCGCCAGCGCAGCGAGCAGGAGCAGAAACTGGGCGAGCGCCTGCAGCAGCTGGTCAGCCGTGTCGGCAGCCTGGAACAGGCGGCACGGGGGCTGCGCGGCCATCTGGAAGAGCAGCGGCAGAAGGCCCTGCAGGACCCGCTGACCGGACTGCCCAACCGGGCGGCATGGAATGAACGGCTGGATCTCGAATTCGCCCGCTGGCAACGCTACGGTGGCGATCTGCCGCTGGCCGTGCTGGATGTCGATCACTTCAAGCGGGTCAACGACGGCTATGGCCATCTGGCCGGCGATCGGGTGCTGAAGATCATCGGCACGGAGCTGCAGAGGCGGTTGCGCAAGACCGACTTCATCGCCCGTTTCGGTGGTGAGGAGTTCGTCGTGCTGTTGCCCAACACGCCTTACGAGGCGGGGCGGCAGCTGATTGAAACGCTGCGCGAGTCCATCGGCAGTTGCCCGTTCCACTTCAAGGGCGAGCGGGTTGCCATCACCCTGTCCGCCGGTTTGACGGCATTCGTTACTGGCGACACCGCCGAGCGTGCCTTCGAGCGTGCCGACCGGGCGCTCTACCGCGCCAAGGATTCGGGACGCAATCGTGTCGAGCCAGCCTGA
- a CDS encoding endonuclease/exonuclease/phosphatase family protein yields the protein MLRRWSAPRLAGPGKARVNPHCLASTGLPADGRLRLLSFNIQVGISTERYHHYLTRSWQHLLPHPGRAGNLQRIGEVLGNYDLVALQEADGGSLRSGYVNQVEHLAHLGAFPYWYQQLNRNLGRFAQHSNGVLSRLEPQGLEDHPLPGPSGRGAILLRFGDGADALVVVMMHLALGGGARARQLAYIRDLIGDYRHQVLMGDMNTHANDLLENSPLRDLGLLAPQVEATFPSWRPQRCLDHILLSPSLTLERVDVLALPISDHLPVAVEIRLPDSLRADSLPVQVPERK from the coding sequence ATGCTGCGCCGTTGGAGTGCCCCACGCCTTGCCGGCCCCGGCAAGGCACGGGTCAATCCGCACTGCCTGGCCAGCACCGGCCTGCCGGCCGATGGCCGGCTGCGCCTGCTCAGCTTCAACATTCAGGTTGGCATCAGCACCGAGCGCTACCACCATTACCTGACGCGCAGCTGGCAGCATCTACTGCCCCATCCGGGTCGGGCCGGCAACCTGCAGCGCATCGGCGAGGTGCTCGGCAACTATGACCTGGTAGCGCTGCAGGAGGCCGACGGCGGCAGCCTGCGGTCCGGCTATGTCAATCAGGTCGAGCATCTGGCCCACCTGGGTGCGTTTCCCTACTGGTATCAGCAGCTCAATCGCAACCTCGGACGCTTCGCCCAGCACAGCAACGGGGTGCTTAGCCGCCTGGAGCCCCAGGGCCTGGAGGACCACCCGCTACCTGGGCCGTCGGGACGCGGCGCGATCCTGCTGCGTTTCGGCGATGGCGCGGACGCGCTGGTGGTGGTGATGATGCACCTGGCACTCGGCGGCGGCGCCCGGGCCCGGCAGCTGGCCTACATTCGCGACCTGATCGGCGACTATCGGCATCAGGTACTGATGGGCGACATGAACACCCACGCCAACGACCTGCTGGAGAACTCGCCGTTGCGCGATCTCGGCCTGTTGGCGCCGCAGGTCGAGGCGACCTTCCCCAGCTGGCGGCCGCAGCGCTGCCTGGACCATATTCTGCTCAGCCCGAGCCTTACGCTTGAACGTGTGGACGTGCTGGCTCTGCCGATTTCCGACCATTTGCCGGTGGCGGTGGAAATTCGGTTGCCCGATTCCCTGCGGGCGGACTCCCTGCCGGTACAGGTGCCTGAACGTAAATGA
- a CDS encoding thiol:disulfide interchange protein DsbA/DsbL: protein MRNFLLTAVLATASLFGGVTQAAEFQAGKEYVELSSPVPVADPSKIEVVELFWYGCPHCYQFEPVIKPWAEKLPEDVQFKRIPAMFGGIWNAHGQLFVTLESMGVEPKVHDAVFAAYHQERKKLATPEEMADFLEGHGVDKQAFLKAYNSFGVRGRVEQAKKLGMAYQITGVPVMIVNGKYRFDLGSSGGPERTLQVADFLIEKERAAR from the coding sequence ATGCGTAACTTCCTACTCACTGCCGTCCTTGCTACCGCCAGCCTGTTCGGCGGGGTGACCCAGGCAGCGGAGTTCCAGGCCGGCAAGGAATATGTCGAGCTGAGCAGTCCGGTGCCCGTTGCCGACCCGAGCAAGATCGAGGTGGTCGAGCTGTTCTGGTACGGCTGCCCGCATTGCTACCAGTTCGAACCGGTGATCAAGCCCTGGGCCGAGAAGCTGCCGGAGGATGTGCAGTTCAAGCGCATCCCCGCCATGTTCGGCGGCATCTGGAACGCGCACGGCCAGCTGTTCGTCACGCTGGAGTCCATGGGCGTGGAGCCTAAGGTGCATGACGCGGTATTCGCCGCCTATCACCAGGAGCGCAAGAAGCTCGCCACGCCGGAGGAGATGGCCGATTTCCTCGAAGGGCATGGCGTGGACAAGCAGGCCTTCCTCAAGGCTTACAACTCCTTTGGCGTGCGTGGCCGCGTCGAGCAGGCGAAGAAACTCGGCATGGCCTACCAGATCACCGGCGTACCGGTGATGATCGTCAATGGCAAGTACCGCTTTGACCTCGGCTCCTCCGGCGGTCCGGAACGCACGCTGCAGGTGGCGGATTTCCTCATCGAAAAAGAACGCGCAGCGCGGTAA
- a CDS encoding c-type cytochrome: MNKILVSLLLTLGITGMAHAAGDAEAGQGKVAVCGACHGADGNSPAPNFPKLAGQGERYLLKQLQDIKAGSTPGAPEGVGRKVLEMTGMLDPLSDQDLQDIAAYFSSQKGSVGYADPALAKQGEKLFRGGKLDQGMPACTGCHAPNGVGNELAGFPKLGGQHAAYTAKQLTDFREGNRTNDGDSMIMRGVASKLSNKDIEALSSYIQGLH; the protein is encoded by the coding sequence ATGAACAAAATACTCGTGAGTCTGCTGTTGACCCTTGGCATCACCGGTATGGCCCACGCGGCTGGAGACGCCGAAGCTGGTCAGGGCAAAGTTGCAGTGTGTGGCGCCTGCCACGGTGCGGACGGCAACAGCCCGGCGCCGAACTTCCCGAAACTCGCCGGCCAGGGCGAGCGTTATCTGCTCAAGCAGCTCCAGGACATCAAGGCCGGCAGCACGCCGGGCGCCCCGGAAGGTGTGGGCCGCAAGGTGCTGGAAATGACCGGCATGCTCGATCCGCTGAGCGATCAGGACCTGCAGGACATCGCCGCCTACTTCTCCAGCCAGAAGGGCAGCGTTGGCTATGCCGATCCGGCTCTGGCCAAGCAGGGCGAGAAACTGTTCCGCGGTGGCAAGCTGGATCAGGGCATGCCGGCCTGTACCGGGTGCCACGCGCCGAACGGCGTCGGTAACGAGCTGGCCGGTTTCCCCAAACTGGGTGGCCAGCACGCCGCGTACACAGCCAAGCAGCTGACCGACTTCCGCGAAGGCAACCGCACCAACGACGGTGACAGCATGATCATGCGTGGCGTTGCCTCCAAGCTGAGCAACAAGGACATCGAAGCGCTGTCCAGCTACATCCAGGGCCTGCACTGA
- the yihA gene encoding ribosome biogenesis GTP-binding protein YihA/YsxC — protein sequence MLPKNPILGLCQQASFMISAAKVDQCPADEGLEVAFAGRSNAGKSSALNTITHANLARTSKTPGRTQLLNFFRLDDERRLVDLPGYGYAKVPIPLKQHWQRHLEAYLGSRESLVGVFLMMDIRHPLTEFDRMMLDWANASDMPLHILLTKSDKLAFGAAKNALLAIQRDIRKGWGADVSVQLFSAPKRQGVEEAQLVLASWLGLLDDSEQDQAPEA from the coding sequence ATGCTACCGAAAAACCCGATTCTCGGCCTTTGCCAACAGGCCTCCTTCATGATCAGCGCCGCCAAGGTCGATCAGTGCCCGGCCGACGAGGGTCTGGAAGTGGCCTTCGCCGGTCGATCCAATGCGGGCAAGTCCAGTGCGCTGAACACCATCACCCACGCCAACCTGGCGCGCACCTCGAAGACACCGGGACGCACCCAGTTACTCAATTTCTTCCGCCTCGATGACGAGCGCCGCCTGGTCGACCTGCCCGGTTATGGTTACGCCAAGGTGCCGATCCCGCTCAAGCAGCATTGGCAGCGCCATCTGGAAGCCTACCTGGGCAGTCGCGAGAGTCTGGTCGGGGTGTTCCTGATGATGGATATTCGCCATCCGCTGACGGAGTTCGACCGCATGATGCTGGACTGGGCCAATGCCAGTGACATGCCGTTGCACATCCTGCTGACCAAATCCGACAAGCTGGCCTTTGGCGCGGCGAAGAACGCACTGCTGGCGATCCAACGCGATATCCGCAAGGGCTGGGGTGCCGATGTCAGTGTGCAGCTGTTCTCCGCTCCCAAGCGGCAGGGTGTGGAAGAGGCGCAGCTGGTACTGGCCAGCTGGCTCGGTTTGCTGGACGACTCCGAGCAAGACCAGGCACCTGAAGCGTAA
- the gcvP gene encoding aminomethyl-transferring glycine dehydrogenase: MPYMPSLSQLQQTDAFLRRHLGPDQGEQQAMLDALGLASREQLIEQTVPPAIRLQGELNLPPALDEQAALAKLKGYAEQNQLWTSLIGMGYHGTITPPVILRNVLENPGWYTAYTPYQPEIAQGRLEALLNYQQMIIDLTGLDLANASLLDEATAAAEAMTLARRMAKSKSNRFFVDENCHPQTLSVVQTRAEAFGFELVVGTLEDLAGHEVFGALLQYPDTHGEIRDLRPAIEQLHAQQALACVAADLLSLLLLTPPGELGADVVLGSTQRFGVPMGYGGPHAAYFASRDEFKRGMPGRIIGVSKDARGNTALRMALQTREQHIRREKANSNICTAQVLLANIAGFYAVYHGPQGLKRIAQRVHRLTAILAAGLEQKGVVRLNRHFFDTLTLEVGGAQTAIIESAEAAQINLRILGRGRLGVSLDETCDERTVEQLLAIFLGADHGLDVAALDAGELAAGIPAGLQRESGYLEHPVFNSHHSETEMLRYLKQLENKDLALNQAMIPLGSCTMKLNATSEMIPITWAEFANLHPFVPRGQALGYRLMIEELEAWLCAITGFDAISMQPNSGAQGEYAGLVAIRKYHESRGEGQRDICLIPSSAHGTNPASAQMVSMRVVIVECDKGGNVDLEDLKRKAAEAGDRLSCLMITYPSTHGVYEENVREICAAIHAQGGQVYMDGANLNAQVGLARPADIGADVSHMNLHKTFCIPHGGGGPGMGPIGVKAHLAPFVANHPVVELEGPQPGNGAVSAAPWGSASILPISWMYIAMMGPQLRDATEVAILGANYLANRLGGAFPVLYSGRNGRVAHECILDLRPLKAASGISEEDVAKRLMDYGFHAPTMSFPVPGTLMIEPTESESKAELDRFVEAMLSIRAEIAKVQDGEWPADNNPLVRAPHTLADVIGEWDRPYSIAEAVTPSAHARAHKYWPAVNRVDNVYGDRNLFCACVPVDAYRD, encoded by the coding sequence ATGCCGTATATGCCGAGCCTTTCCCAACTCCAGCAAACCGATGCCTTTCTGCGCCGTCACCTCGGCCCGGATCAGGGCGAACAGCAGGCCATGCTCGACGCGCTGGGGCTGGCCAGCCGCGAGCAGCTGATCGAGCAGACCGTGCCGCCGGCGATCCGCCTGCAGGGCGAGCTGAATCTGCCGCCCGCGCTGGATGAACAGGCGGCGCTGGCCAAGCTCAAGGGCTATGCCGAGCAGAACCAGCTCTGGACCAGCCTGATCGGCATGGGCTACCACGGCACCATCACCCCGCCGGTGATCCTGCGCAACGTGCTGGAGAATCCGGGCTGGTACACCGCCTACACGCCCTATCAGCCGGAGATTGCCCAGGGTCGGCTGGAAGCGTTGCTGAACTATCAGCAGATGATCATCGATCTCACCGGCCTCGATCTGGCCAATGCCTCGCTGCTCGATGAGGCGACCGCAGCAGCCGAGGCCATGACCCTGGCCCGGCGCATGGCCAAGAGCAAGAGCAACCGTTTCTTCGTCGACGAGAATTGCCATCCGCAGACGCTTTCGGTGGTGCAGACCCGCGCCGAAGCGTTCGGCTTCGAACTGGTAGTCGGCACGCTGGAAGACCTGGCCGGACACGAGGTGTTCGGCGCGCTGCTGCAGTACCCGGATACCCATGGCGAGATTCGCGACCTGCGTCCGGCGATCGAGCAGCTGCACGCACAGCAGGCGCTGGCCTGCGTGGCGGCCGACCTGCTCAGCCTGCTGTTGCTGACCCCGCCGGGCGAACTGGGTGCCGACGTGGTGCTCGGCTCGACCCAGCGCTTCGGTGTGCCGATGGGCTACGGCGGTCCGCACGCGGCCTATTTTGCCAGCCGCGACGAGTTCAAGCGTGGCATGCCGGGACGCATCATCGGCGTGTCCAAGGACGCCCGCGGCAACACCGCGCTGCGCATGGCGCTGCAGACCCGCGAGCAGCATATCCGTCGTGAGAAGGCCAACTCCAACATCTGCACCGCGCAGGTGCTGCTGGCCAACATCGCTGGCTTCTATGCCGTCTATCACGGTCCGCAGGGCCTCAAGCGCATCGCCCAGCGCGTCCATCGGCTGACCGCCATTCTCGCCGCGGGTCTGGAGCAGAAGGGCGTCGTGCGGCTCAACCGGCATTTCTTCGACACCCTGACCCTCGAGGTCGGTGGTGCGCAGACCGCGATCATCGAAAGTGCCGAGGCGGCGCAGATCAACCTGCGCATCCTCGGCCGCGGCCGGCTGGGCGTGAGCCTCGACGAGACCTGCGACGAGCGCACCGTCGAGCAGCTGCTGGCGATCTTCCTCGGTGCCGATCACGGCCTCGATGTTGCCGCGCTGGATGCCGGTGAGCTGGCCGCGGGCATTCCCGCAGGGCTGCAACGCGAGAGCGGCTACCTGGAGCATCCGGTGTTCAACTCGCACCACAGCGAAACCGAGATGCTGCGCTACCTCAAGCAGCTGGAAAACAAGGATCTGGCGCTGAACCAGGCGATGATCCCGCTCGGCTCCTGCACCATGAAACTCAACGCCACCAGCGAAATGATTCCGATCACCTGGGCCGAATTCGCCAACCTGCATCCGTTCGTCCCGCGGGGCCAGGCGCTGGGCTACAGGCTGATGATCGAAGAGCTGGAAGCCTGGCTCTGCGCGATCACCGGTTTCGACGCCATCAGCATGCAGCCCAACTCCGGTGCCCAGGGCGAATACGCCGGCCTGGTCGCGATCCGCAAGTATCACGAGAGCCGCGGTGAAGGGCAGCGCGACATCTGCCTGATCCCGTCCTCGGCGCACGGCACCAACCCCGCCTCGGCGCAGATGGTCAGCATGCGTGTGGTCATCGTCGAATGCGACAAGGGCGGCAACGTCGATCTCGAGGACCTCAAGCGCAAGGCCGCCGAGGCCGGCGACCGGCTGTCCTGCCTGATGATCACCTATCCGTCGACCCACGGCGTCTACGAAGAAAACGTGCGCGAGATCTGCGCCGCGATCCACGCCCAGGGCGGCCAGGTGTACATGGACGGCGCCAACCTCAACGCCCAGGTCGGCCTGGCGCGACCGGCGGACATCGGTGCCGACGTCTCGCACATGAACCTGCACAAGACCTTCTGCATCCCCCATGGCGGTGGCGGCCCGGGCATGGGGCCGATCGGCGTCAAGGCGCACCTGGCGCCGTTCGTGGCCAATCACCCTGTGGTCGAGCTGGAAGGTCCGCAACCGGGCAACGGTGCGGTGAGCGCGGCGCCCTGGGGCAGCGCGAGCATCCTGCCGATCAGCTGGATGTACATCGCCATGATGGGCCCGCAGCTGCGTGACGCGACCGAGGTGGCAATCCTCGGTGCCAACTACCTCGCCAACCGTCTCGGCGGCGCGTTCCCGGTGCTCTATAGCGGCCGCAACGGCCGTGTCGCCCACGAGTGCATTCTCGATCTGCGCCCGCTCAAGGCCGCCAGCGGCATCAGCGAGGAGGACGTTGCCAAGCGCCTGATGGACTACGGCTTCCATGCGCCGACCATGTCGTTCCCGGTACCCGGCACGCTGATGATCGAGCCCACCGAGAGCGAGTCGAAGGCGGAGCTGGATCGCTTCGTCGAGGCGATGCTGAGCATCCGCGCGGAGATCGCCAAGGTGCAGGACGGCGAATGGCCGGCGGACAACAACCCGCTGGTACGCGCGCCGCATACCCTGGCCGACGTGATCGGCGAATGGGATCGCCCCTACAGCATCGCCGAGGCGGTGACCCCGAGCGCCCACGCCCGTGCGCACAAGTACTGGCCGGCGGTGAACCGTGTGGACAACGTCTACGGCGACCGCAATCTGTTCTGCGCGTGCGTGCCGGTGGACGCCTATCGTGACTGA
- the gcvH gene encoding glycine cleavage system protein GcvH: MSNIPSDLRYAASHEWARLEADGSVTVGISDHAQEALGDVVYVELPEVGRQLNAGQEAGVVESVKAASDIYAPVSGEVIAINEALADSPEQVNSDPYGSWFFRLQPSDKAELDKLLDAAGYQAACDADA; this comes from the coding sequence ATGAGCAATATCCCCAGCGATCTGCGTTACGCCGCCAGCCACGAGTGGGCCCGTCTCGAAGCGGACGGCAGCGTCACCGTCGGCATCTCCGATCACGCCCAGGAGGCGCTGGGGGATGTGGTCTACGTCGAGCTGCCCGAGGTCGGGCGCCAGCTCAATGCCGGTCAGGAAGCCGGCGTGGTCGAGTCGGTAAAGGCCGCCTCCGACATCTATGCCCCCGTTTCCGGTGAGGTGATCGCCATTAACGAGGCGCTGGCCGATTCGCCCGAGCAGGTCAACAGCGACCCCTACGGCAGCTGGTTCTTCCGCCTGCAGCCGAGCGACAAGGCGGAGCTGGACAAGCTGCTCGACGCAGCCGGTTACCAGGCCGCCTGCGACGCCGACGCCTAA
- the gcvT gene encoding glycine cleavage system aminomethyltransferase GcvT, with the protein MGQRTPLYDQHLALGAKMVDFGGWDMPLHYGSQVEEHHQVRRDCGVFDVSHMTVVDVAGDQASAYLQHLLANDVARLKSPGRALYSAMLNERGGVIDDLIVYLTDWGYRLVVNASTRDKDLAWMQAQAAGFAVEINERPQLAMLAIQGPHARARTAELVSQARATLIQELKPFQGLAEGDWFIGRTGYTGEDGLEIILPAEQAPDFLSELVGAGIPPIGLGARDTLRLEAGLNLYGQDMTEEVSPLAANMGWTVAWEPAERDFVGRAALEQQRAQGDLPKLVGLVLEERGVLRAHQVVRVNGVGDGEITSGSFSPTLGKSIALARVPAGTAERAEVEIRGKWYPVRVVQPTFVRHGKVLV; encoded by the coding sequence ATGGGTCAGCGTACTCCCCTCTACGATCAGCACCTTGCGCTCGGCGCCAAGATGGTCGACTTCGGTGGCTGGGACATGCCACTGCACTACGGCTCCCAGGTCGAAGAACATCATCAGGTGCGACGTGATTGCGGAGTGTTCGACGTCTCGCACATGACCGTGGTCGACGTGGCCGGCGACCAGGCCAGCGCTTATCTGCAACACCTGCTGGCCAACGACGTGGCACGCCTGAAGAGCCCCGGCCGCGCTCTTTACTCGGCCATGCTCAATGAGCGCGGCGGGGTGATCGATGACCTGATCGTCTACCTCACCGACTGGGGCTACCGCCTGGTGGTCAATGCCAGTACCCGCGACAAGGACCTGGCGTGGATGCAGGCCCAGGCGGCGGGTTTCGCCGTCGAGATCAACGAGCGTCCGCAGCTGGCCATGCTGGCCATCCAGGGGCCGCATGCCCGTGCGCGCACCGCCGAGCTGGTCAGCCAGGCCCGCGCCACGCTGATCCAGGAACTCAAGCCATTCCAGGGCCTGGCCGAAGGCGACTGGTTCATCGGTCGTACCGGCTACACCGGCGAAGATGGTCTGGAGATCATCTTGCCGGCCGAGCAGGCGCCGGATTTTCTCAGCGAGCTGGTCGGTGCCGGCATCCCCCCCATTGGCCTTGGCGCACGTGACACCCTGCGTCTGGAAGCCGGGCTGAACCTGTACGGCCAGGACATGACCGAGGAGGTCTCGCCGCTGGCCGCCAACATGGGCTGGACCGTGGCCTGGGAGCCCGCCGAGCGCGATTTCGTCGGCCGTGCCGCGCTGGAGCAGCAGCGCGCCCAGGGCGATCTCCCCAAGCTGGTCGGCCTGGTGCTGGAAGAGCGCGGCGTGCTGCGAGCCCATCAGGTGGTGCGGGTCAACGGTGTCGGTGACGGCGAGATCACCAGTGGCAGTTTTTCTCCTACGCTTGGCAAATCCATCGCCCTGGCGCGCGTGCCGGCCGGCACCGCCGAGCGCGCGGAAGTGGAGATTCGTGGCAAGTGGTATCCGGTGCGGGTCGTGCAGCCGACATTCGTGCGGCACGGCAAGGTACTGGTGTAA